The Thalassotalea piscium sequence CACCAATATAAAAAGGAGCGATAGCAAATTAATCTAGGACGTGTTGAGCTTATATTAGTTAATACCATAGCGTTCTGAAAAATATAACAAATTACCTTTTAGTAATTATTCGGGAATACTTTTGCCATAACGTAAATATAGATTAATATTGTACTAGGACACATTAAACTTTGCTTTATATTTTTGTAGATTTAAAAATTTGCAGGCCTTATTGGTGTTAATTAAATTATGGTACGCTTTTAATGAAAGATGGTATATAAACTTATGTCTTTAATAGAATGGGATCATGCTAAACTAAGTGTTGGTATTGAAAGTATTGATAGAGAGCACCAAGTTATCGTTGAATTTATTAATGATATCGCAAAAAACATTAATAAAAATGCGCCTGCTGACTATCTAGAAATGCTGTTTGATCGACTGATCAGCTATACCCAATATCATTTCGCCAGCGAAGAAGCGTATTTTAAGCATTTAAGTATGCAAGATGTACTGCTGCACCGGTTGCAGCACAAACATTTTATTGAGCAGCTTTATGCTTATAAAATGGATGTTCACCACAATGTAACTACAGTGTTACTCGATAATTTATTAGATTGGTTCGTAAGCCATATTCAATCTGAAGACAGAAAGCTTATTCAAGCAATTAATAAATAAGAGCTGCTGTAATATCAACCAGCAAGTAGCTGCTATTTTTCTTGAGAATAGATCAGTAAGGAAAAATTTAATTTAAACTACAAATTTTGCTTGTCAATCAAGGCCTAAATGCAATATACTCTCGGCGCCTTACCATAAGGCGTTCTAAGTAAGTTCAGTGGTGGCTATAGCTCAGTTGGTAGAGCCCCGGATTGTGATTCCGGTTGTCGCGAGTTCAAGTCTCGTTAGCCACCCCATTTACTGCTTCTCAACTTACATCATCTTAATAAATAACGCAGTAGTAGTTTGTTTTAGCTAATAGCAATGTTCACATAGTTGGTGATGCTTTTGTTAGTACTGGTTTTCTGAATTTAATAAGAT is a genomic window containing:
- a CDS encoding bacteriohemerythrin; the encoded protein is MSLIEWDHAKLSVGIESIDREHQVIVEFINDIAKNINKNAPADYLEMLFDRLISYTQYHFASEEAYFKHLSMQDVLLHRLQHKHFIEQLYAYKMDVHHNVTTVLLDNLLDWFVSHIQSEDRKLIQAINK